One genomic window of Parabacteroides pacaensis includes the following:
- a CDS encoding BT_3044 domain-containing protein — protein MKKHIFILLYGILMANLTACNEEDYSTKEYYKCVVYLLSKENYNVYTDVFPFDNGKEVTRYFSICCSGSQSNPKGFSVELEEDTILFSQYNRMNFDIDTSKFACLLPKEKYRIEKYKVEYPANNTDPYVKVAISVVPDGLSPDSVYFVPLSIKSVSDYEINQEKKNMLFRIVVENEYAEQLNDTYYQLKGNKLNANGEIIGGISGSKLARPISKNTIRMYVGNENQTKLSTREEIDKLSMLLTVGEDNKVKISSYGSVEVEQYDMDQWNTYEEVKKNAVDTGVNKYFYLYYRYRTLKTPATDQKPAVYNNWVTVQETLKRLES, from the coding sequence ATGAAAAAACATATTTTTATATTATTGTATGGCATATTAATGGCTAATTTAACTGCATGTAACGAAGAAGATTATTCTACCAAAGAGTATTATAAATGTGTAGTTTATTTGCTTAGCAAAGAAAATTATAATGTCTATACAGATGTTTTTCCTTTTGATAACGGAAAGGAAGTAACCAGATATTTCTCTATTTGTTGCAGCGGTTCACAATCGAATCCGAAAGGATTTAGTGTAGAATTAGAAGAAGATACAATTTTGTTTTCCCAATATAATCGGATGAATTTCGATATTGATACTTCAAAATTTGCCTGTCTTTTACCGAAAGAGAAGTATCGGATTGAGAAATACAAGGTTGAGTATCCGGCAAATAATACAGATCCGTATGTAAAAGTTGCTATCTCTGTCGTTCCGGATGGATTATCTCCCGATTCGGTCTATTTTGTACCGCTTTCTATTAAAAGTGTATCTGATTATGAAATAAATCAGGAAAAAAAGAATATGCTATTTAGAATTGTAGTTGAAAACGAGTATGCGGAACAATTGAATGATACCTACTATCAGTTGAAAGGAAATAAATTGAATGCGAATGGAGAAATAATAGGAGGAATTTCAGGTTCTAAACTGGCAAGACCGATAAGTAAAAATACTATACGGATGTATGTCGGCAATGAAAATCAGACAAAGTTATCCACTAGAGAAGAGATTGATAAACTTTCCATGCTACTTACGGTAGGAGAAGATAACAAAGTAAAAATATCCTCGTACGGTTCTGTAGAAGTTGAACAATATGATATGGACCAATGGAATACTTATGAAGAAGTCAAAAAAAATGCAGTGGATACGGGAGTGAACAAGTATTTTTATTTGTACTATCGTTACCGTACTTTGAAAACTCCGGCTACGGATCAAAAACCTGCTGTATATAATAATTGGGTCACGGTTCAGGAGACTTTAAAAAGATTGGAATCATAA
- the zwf gene encoding glucose-6-phosphate dehydrogenase produces MKNPENQMLVIFGASGDLTKRKLIPSLFELCARGLLPDKFVVLGASRTEYSDEEYRRKQRESILAIEKGKPYKEEQVDEFLEKVYYVSFDSTRSEEYSKLKTRIQEIQKRKDIPDRIIYYLSTPPLMYELIPKFLKENNLNKPFGREGWRRIIIEKPFGTSEESARKLNKYLRTIFDEKGIYRIDHFLGKETVQNILVLRFSNGIFEPLWNRNYIDSIEISASETLGIEDRGKYYESSGALRDMIQNHLMQLTAFVAMEAPATFDPESIRDEIVKVFRAVHPYTEEEIDENVIRGQYIGSRVKGKEIEGYRKEKDVSLHSTVETFVAMRLYIDNWRWGGVPFYLYTGKQLACKSSEIIINFKSTPIQLFAGQCSGGSCNQLKLGISPDESISLKFGLKMPGAGFVVKQVSMDFRYDSLSENYLPDAYERLLLDAMLGDSTLYARSDALEASWHFIDPIVEKWQRDLEHNLHFYPAGSKGPKVAQKMLGAINDCLCRKNTTR; encoded by the coding sequence ATGAAAAATCCGGAAAATCAAATGTTAGTTATATTCGGAGCTTCGGGTGATCTTACCAAACGTAAGCTTATCCCGTCGCTTTTTGAATTGTGCGCCCGCGGCTTGTTGCCTGATAAGTTTGTTGTGCTTGGTGCCTCCCGGACTGAGTATAGTGATGAGGAATATCGCAGGAAACAACGGGAAAGTATTCTTGCGATAGAAAAAGGGAAGCCTTACAAAGAAGAACAAGTAGATGAATTCCTAGAGAAAGTATATTATGTGAGCTTCGATTCTACTCGAAGTGAAGAATATAGTAAATTAAAAACCAGAATACAGGAAATACAAAAGAGGAAAGATATACCGGATCGGATTATCTATTATCTTTCCACACCTCCTCTAATGTATGAACTTATTCCGAAGTTTTTGAAGGAAAATAATTTAAATAAACCGTTCGGAAGGGAAGGATGGCGGCGGATTATCATAGAAAAGCCATTCGGTACCAGTGAAGAATCGGCTCGTAAATTAAATAAATACTTACGAACTATTTTCGATGAAAAAGGAATTTACCGTATTGATCATTTCTTAGGAAAAGAAACGGTACAGAATATCCTGGTACTCCGCTTTTCCAACGGAATATTCGAACCTTTATGGAATCGAAATTATATTGACTCTATCGAAATAAGTGCTTCCGAAACACTAGGAATAGAAGATAGAGGGAAATATTATGAAAGCTCAGGTGCTCTGCGGGATATGATTCAGAATCACTTAATGCAACTTACAGCTTTCGTAGCTATGGAAGCGCCGGCTACTTTTGATCCGGAATCTATCCGGGATGAAATAGTAAAAGTCTTTCGGGCGGTTCACCCTTATACGGAAGAAGAGATCGATGAAAATGTAATTCGCGGTCAATATATAGGGAGTAGAGTGAAAGGAAAAGAAATAGAAGGATACCGGAAAGAGAAAGATGTCTCCCTTCATTCTACTGTTGAAACATTTGTAGCCATGAGGCTTTATATTGATAATTGGCGCTGGGGAGGAGTACCGTTTTATCTTTATACAGGAAAACAGCTTGCCTGTAAAAGTTCAGAAATTATCATCAACTTCAAATCTACTCCTATCCAACTTTTTGCAGGTCAATGTTCTGGAGGCTCATGTAACCAATTGAAATTAGGCATTTCTCCGGATGAAAGTATTTCTTTGAAATTTGGGTTGAAAATGCCCGGAGCCGGCTTTGTTGTTAAGCAAGTAAGTATGGATTTCAGATATGACTCTCTTTCTGAGAATTATTTACCGGATGCCTATGAACGTTTATTGCTTGATGCCATGTTAGGTGATTCTACCTTATATGCCCGGAGTGACGCATTGGAAGCAAGTTGGCATTTTATTGATCCGATTGTAGAAAAATGGCAAAGAGATTTGGAGCACAATCTCCATTTTTATCCGGCAGGTTCTAAAGGACCTAAAGTAGCACAAAAAATGCTGGGTGCTATAAATGATTGTTTGTGCCGGAAAAACACGACTCGTTGA
- the gnd gene encoding decarboxylating NADP(+)-dependent phosphogluconate dehydrogenase → MKTSDIGLVGLAVMGENLALNIESHGYTVSLYNRHGEVVTRFVEGRGKGKNFIPTYSIPEFVATISRPRKIILMIKAGAPVDEMIDKLVPYLSPGDIIIDGGNSDFHDTERRMYELESRGIWFVGTGISGGEEGALHGPSIMPGGSVKAWPEIKGILQDIAAKLEDGTPCCQWIGKGGAGHFVKMVHNGIEYGDMQLIAEAYALLKERLHLDNEQLHAVFDEWNKGELKSYLIEITADIMNFKDNRNNYLLDEILDVAGQKGTGKWSIMAALDENDPLTLITEAVYARMLSGLLEEREKASCMFLNEKEFADTGIDIESIGNALYAAKLVSYTQGFSLMRRASEHYQWHLDYGTIAQIWRKGCIIRSVFLGKITEAYTNEPGLENLLFNSFFRNKILSSLSAWRNVVADGVLSGVALPCMSSALSYFDGLRTLKSPANLIQAQRDYFGAHLYERIDKPRNEFFHTDWTGEGGNTTSRNYNA, encoded by the coding sequence ATGAAAACTTCAGATATCGGACTGGTTGGATTGGCTGTGATGGGAGAGAACCTGGCCTTGAACATAGAGAGTCATGGATATACAGTATCGCTGTATAACCGGCATGGAGAAGTAGTAACGCGTTTTGTAGAAGGAAGAGGAAAAGGTAAAAATTTTATTCCTACTTATTCAATTCCTGAGTTTGTAGCTACCATTAGTCGTCCTCGAAAAATTATATTGATGATTAAAGCTGGAGCTCCGGTAGATGAGATGATCGATAAATTAGTTCCTTACCTTTCACCGGGAGATATCATTATCGACGGAGGTAATTCGGACTTCCATGATACGGAAAGACGAATGTATGAACTGGAAAGCCGAGGTATTTGGTTTGTAGGAACGGGTATTTCCGGAGGGGAAGAAGGAGCTTTGCATGGTCCTTCTATTATGCCGGGAGGCTCTGTGAAAGCATGGCCGGAAATTAAAGGAATTCTTCAGGATATAGCTGCCAAATTAGAAGATGGAACACCTTGTTGCCAATGGATCGGAAAAGGAGGAGCCGGGCATTTTGTTAAAATGGTACATAATGGTATCGAATATGGCGATATGCAACTTATTGCTGAAGCATACGCTTTATTGAAAGAACGGTTACACTTGGATAATGAACAATTACATGCCGTATTTGATGAATGGAATAAAGGCGAATTGAAAAGTTACCTGATTGAAATTACAGCGGATATCATGAATTTTAAAGATAATCGGAATAATTATCTTTTAGATGAAATATTGGATGTTGCCGGGCAGAAAGGAACTGGCAAATGGAGCATTATGGCTGCTCTGGATGAAAACGATCCGTTAACATTAATTACAGAGGCCGTATATGCCCGTATGTTATCGGGGTTGCTTGAAGAACGGGAAAAGGCTTCCTGTATGTTCTTAAATGAGAAAGAATTTGCAGACACAGGAATAGATATAGAGAGTATAGGAAATGCTCTGTATGCTGCCAAATTAGTTTCCTATACCCAAGGCTTTTCACTGATGCGTCGAGCTTCCGAACATTATCAATGGCATTTGGATTATGGAACGATTGCCCAGATATGGCGTAAAGGATGTATTATCCGTTCTGTATTTTTAGGTAAGATAACAGAAGCCTATACTAATGAGCCGGGCTTGGAAAACCTTTTGTTTAACAGCTTTTTCCGGAATAAAATATTATCCTCGTTATCTGCTTGGCGGAATGTTGTTGCGGATGGCGTGTTAAGCGGGGTAGCTCTTCCTTGTATGAGTTCTGCTTTAAGTTATTTTGACGGACTTCGCACATTAAAGTCTCCCGCCAACCTTATTCAAGCTCAACGGGATTATTTCGGAGCCCATCTTTATGAACGGATCGATAAACCCCGGAATGAATTTTTCCATACGGATTGGACGGGTGAAGGAGGAAATACTACCTCCAGGAATTATAACGCATAA
- the pgl gene encoding 6-phosphogluconolactonase, with protein MEVESFKSTREALVALTREFILLIQENGSSPFHLALSGGDTAQRLFRLWVQDYRKKIDWPLIRFYWVDERCVSPQDEESNFKHANDLLFKPLQIPASHIFRIKGEVNPEQEAERYSEVVKNRVTMFSDIPCFDCIILGVGNDGHTASIFQNSMELLTDGRCYAVSTHPVTGQKRITMTGPIILNGATLFVPIVGKGKAQVMKDLINAPVPCNETPGCYILSRAQNLTVFTDCL; from the coding sequence ATGGAAGTAGAATCTTTTAAAAGTACACGCGAAGCACTTGTTGCATTAACACGCGAATTTATTTTGTTGATCCAGGAAAACGGCAGTAGCCCGTTTCATTTGGCACTCTCCGGTGGAGACACTGCCCAGCGTTTATTCCGTTTGTGGGTACAAGACTATCGTAAAAAGATAGACTGGCCTTTAATTCGTTTTTATTGGGTAGACGAACGTTGTGTATCTCCTCAAGACGAGGAAAGTAATTTCAAACACGCAAACGACTTACTATTTAAACCGTTGCAAATTCCCGCTTCCCATATTTTTCGTATTAAAGGTGAAGTGAATCCGGAGCAAGAAGCTGAACGGTATAGCGAAGTAGTGAAGAATCGCGTAACCATGTTTTCTGATATTCCTTGTTTTGATTGTATCATTCTCGGAGTAGGTAACGATGGTCATACGGCATCTATTTTTCAAAATTCTATGGAGTTGCTCACCGACGGGAGATGTTATGCTGTCTCTACTCATCCGGTTACCGGACAAAAAAGGATTACTATGACAGGTCCTATTATTCTGAATGGAGCTACTCTTTTTGTCCCTATTGTAGGAAAAGGAAAAGCGCAAGTGATGAAAGATTTGATTAATGCGCCGGTTCCTTGTAATGAAACTCCCGGATGTTATATATTAAGCCGGGCACAGAACCTGACGGTTTTTACCGATTGTTTATAA
- a CDS encoding RagB/SusD family nutrient uptake outer membrane protein gives MKNLIIYVALAIGTLVSFSSCNFLDVDDYFNQTFKLDSAFHNKRNLEKYLWGTAAYLPDEGAIFGYTPIPGIMATDEAFSLGAAYNGLNFVLGQVSSTNASGMGFWDSMYQIIRKSNTMLARMDEAVDMTTVDKREFLGYVYFLRGYAYYNLLMLYGPVVMLGDDILETNATVEYYDRPRSTYDECVEAICEDLEKAADNLPAELAVNYFGRPTRGAALGLIARLRLQHASPLFNGQQAARSYFGNWTRSTDGVHYISQTYDEERWALAAMAAKRIIDSGIYSLHTVAKTNDTPELPANVSHADFPEGAGNIDPFHSYNDMFTGEALAARNPEFLWGRISPNVLEYTQRSFPVTYFRGFNNLCVTQKVVDAYYMADGRDIHDSSKEYPYEETGYLSGADRKFSGYVLKGNVHKMYANREMRFYANIGFSGCLWTANSTTEASYKNQVIYYDFNGNGGKASVTDDPNSYPITGYVLRKYIHPDDAWAGAGAQRINKPFPIIRYAEILLSYVEALNNLTQSHTLTDKEGNTYTISRNTQEIKYYFNQVRYRAGLPGLTEAEASDPATVQQLIERERMIEFLHENRRYYDVRRWGIYEEVENELMMGMDTEADGDDFYVRVPLNHSKARNRLVDKKLIFFPISQTELRKATMLDQNPGWY, from the coding sequence ATGAAAAATCTGATAATATATGTAGCACTGGCGATAGGTACGCTGGTTTCGTTTAGTTCTTGTAACTTTTTGGATGTAGATGATTATTTTAATCAAACATTTAAATTGGATTCTGCGTTTCATAACAAAAGAAATCTTGAGAAATATCTTTGGGGGACAGCTGCTTATCTTCCGGATGAAGGAGCTATTTTTGGTTATACTCCTATTCCCGGTATTATGGCAACTGATGAGGCCTTTTCATTAGGAGCAGCTTATAACGGACTTAATTTTGTACTGGGCCAGGTAAGTTCGACGAATGCTTCCGGTATGGGTTTTTGGGATTCGATGTACCAGATTATCCGGAAATCAAATACAATGCTGGCACGAATGGATGAGGCAGTAGATATGACAACCGTTGATAAACGTGAATTTTTAGGATATGTATATTTTCTTAGAGGATACGCTTATTATAATTTGTTGATGTTATATGGACCGGTAGTGATGTTGGGAGATGATATCTTAGAAACGAATGCAACCGTAGAATATTATGACCGGCCGCGCTCTACTTATGACGAATGCGTGGAAGCTATTTGTGAAGATCTGGAAAAAGCAGCCGACAATTTGCCTGCGGAATTAGCTGTAAATTATTTTGGAAGACCTACTCGCGGGGCTGCTTTAGGACTTATAGCCCGTTTGAGGTTACAACATGCCAGTCCGTTATTTAACGGGCAACAAGCTGCCAGAAGTTATTTTGGAAATTGGACACGGTCTACAGACGGAGTGCATTATATTTCGCAAACTTATGACGAAGAGCGTTGGGCCCTTGCTGCTATGGCTGCTAAGAGAATTATCGATTCAGGCATATATTCATTACATACGGTAGCTAAAACCAACGATACGCCGGAACTTCCAGCCAATGTATCGCATGCCGATTTTCCGGAAGGAGCCGGTAATATCGATCCTTTCCATTCTTATAATGATATGTTCACCGGCGAGGCTTTAGCTGCGCGTAATCCTGAGTTTTTGTGGGGACGTATTTCACCCAATGTGTTAGAATATACACAACGCTCTTTTCCTGTTACATATTTTCGGGGATTTAATAATTTATGCGTGACTCAAAAAGTGGTAGATGCCTATTATATGGCAGATGGACGGGATATCCATGATTCAAGTAAAGAATATCCTTATGAAGAAACCGGCTACCTCTCCGGAGCCGATCGTAAATTTTCCGGATATGTTCTAAAAGGAAATGTACATAAGATGTATGCGAACAGAGAAATGCGTTTTTATGCTAATATAGGTTTCAGCGGATGTCTATGGACTGCTAATTCCACCACGGAAGCCAGTTATAAAAATCAAGTCATTTATTATGATTTTAATGGAAACGGAGGAAAAGCCTCGGTAACCGACGATCCGAATAGCTACCCGATAACAGGTTATGTTCTTAGAAAATACATTCATCCGGACGATGCTTGGGCGGGTGCAGGAGCTCAAAGGATAAACAAACCTTTTCCTATTATCCGATATGCAGAAATTCTCTTGTCGTATGTAGAAGCATTGAATAACTTAACGCAGTCCCACACCCTTACGGATAAAGAAGGAAATACCTATACTATTTCCAGAAATACACAAGAAATCAAGTATTATTTTAATCAAGTGCGCTATCGTGCAGGATTGCCCGGACTGACAGAGGCTGAAGCCAGTGACCCTGCTACTGTTCAACAATTGATTGAACGAGAACGAATGATTGAATTTCTACACGAAAACAGACGATATTATGATGTGCGCCGTTGGGGCATTTACGAAGAAGTGGAAAATGAATTGATGATGGGAATGGATACGGAAGCCGATGGCGATGATTTCTATGTACGTGTCCCATTGAACCATTCTAAAGCACGAAACAGGTTAGTAGACAAAAAACTGATATTTTTCCCCATTTCTCAAACTGAATTGCGAAAAGCCACAATGTTAGATCAAAATCCGGGTTGGTATTAA
- a CDS encoding FAD-dependent oxidoreductase, translated as MNKYDAVIIGFGRGGKSLAAELAGKGWKVAIIERSEEMYGGSCVNVACIPTKAMIHFAALSECRKTLSFTQQSVVYREAVNSVDRLTSSMRKANYEKVVNKENLTLITGEASFRSPHQLIVKTMEGELVIEADKIFINTGSLPIIPSITGIEKSKRVYTSESLLKLQQLPRHLVIIGGGYVGLEFAFMYAAFGSQVTLLDTHPQILPHEDDDIAYYVRKAIEEREIVFHKNVMVQSIRDEKNASIVSYVNLSTENLHELPADAVLIAVGREPDIKSLDLEAAGIHLNDHGAIETDAHLHTSVPGIWAMGDVKGGPMFTYVSLDDYRIIIDELFGKGQRTVFDRDPIPTTLFIEPPLAKIGVGEEEAFRVGCNIKVAKLLASEMGRAKTLGQTEGLMKIVVNADTNHIIGCTFFCVEANEMINLAAVAIHAKLDYRFMRDQVFTHPSMSEAFNKLLSLIE; from the coding sequence ATGAATAAATACGATGCGGTAATCATAGGTTTTGGCCGTGGAGGAAAATCTTTAGCTGCAGAATTAGCAGGAAAAGGATGGAAGGTGGCTATCATAGAAAGATCGGAAGAAATGTATGGAGGCTCGTGTGTAAATGTAGCTTGTATACCGACGAAAGCTATGATACATTTTGCTGCTCTGTCGGAATGTAGAAAAACTTTATCTTTTACTCAACAATCGGTAGTTTATCGGGAAGCAGTTAACTCGGTGGATAGATTAACCTCTTCGATGCGTAAAGCTAACTATGAAAAAGTGGTAAATAAGGAAAATCTCACCTTAATTACTGGTGAAGCTTCGTTTCGTTCTCCACACCAGTTAATAGTAAAAACTATGGAAGGGGAATTAGTTATCGAGGCGGATAAGATATTTATCAATACAGGTTCTTTACCTATTATCCCTTCTATTACCGGAATAGAAAAAAGTAAAAGAGTATATACAAGTGAATCGCTATTGAAATTGCAGCAATTACCCCGGCATTTAGTGATTATAGGAGGCGGATATGTAGGCTTGGAATTTGCTTTTATGTATGCAGCCTTCGGCTCCCAGGTTACCCTATTGGATACTCATCCGCAGATATTACCTCATGAAGATGATGATATTGCTTATTATGTACGGAAAGCAATAGAAGAAAGGGAGATTGTATTTCATAAAAACGTAATGGTTCAATCGATTCGGGATGAAAAGAATGCATCTATTGTATCTTATGTGAATTTATCGACTGAAAATTTACATGAGCTTCCGGCTGATGCTGTATTAATTGCTGTAGGGAGGGAACCTGATATTAAAAGCCTTGATTTGGAAGCTGCCGGTATACATCTGAACGATCATGGTGCTATTGAAACAGATGCGCATTTACATACTTCTGTTCCAGGTATCTGGGCTATGGGAGATGTAAAAGGAGGTCCTATGTTTACCTATGTTTCCCTAGATGATTACCGGATTATTATAGATGAACTTTTCGGAAAAGGACAACGTACCGTATTTGATAGAGATCCTATCCCTACTACACTGTTTATAGAACCGCCACTTGCTAAAATAGGAGTAGGAGAAGAAGAAGCATTTCGTGTAGGTTGTAATATAAAAGTAGCTAAGTTATTGGCTTCCGAGATGGGCCGGGCAAAAACTTTAGGACAAACGGAAGGTTTAATGAAAATCGTTGTTAATGCGGATACCAATCATATTATTGGATGCACCTTTTTCTGCGTAGAAGCCAATGAAATGATAAATCTGGCAGCAGTAGCTATCCATGCTAAATTGGATTATCGGTTTATGCGAGATCAGGTATTTACCCATCCTTCTATGAGTGAGGCATTTAATAAATTACTTTCACTGATTGAGTAA
- a CDS encoding sugar phosphate isomerase/epimerase family protein: MENNRRAFLKQGLAGALLLSTAPLVKAGIPGPVKAKKPKPNDTFKLGMAGYTFVNFNLDTTLDVMDKLDVRYLCIKDFHLPLNSTDEQIKAFHAKLAAKNITGYAVGPIYMKSEAEIDRAFEYAKRVGVKLIVGVPNVELLPYVDKKVKEYDFHYAIHLHGPDIKIYPDATDAWNHTKDLDPRIGMCLDIGHDLRNGCDPVADLKKYHTRVFDMHIKDVTDSSKAGRGIQIGRGKIDFPALIRMMRKIKYSGKCSLEYEKDMKDPFLGIAESIGYFKAVVDMA, encoded by the coding sequence ATGGAAAACAATAGAAGAGCCTTTCTTAAACAAGGATTAGCAGGTGCTTTATTATTAAGCACCGCTCCATTAGTAAAAGCTGGGATACCGGGTCCGGTAAAAGCAAAAAAGCCTAAGCCTAATGATACTTTCAAATTAGGCATGGCCGGGTACACCTTTGTAAATTTTAATCTGGATACAACCTTGGACGTAATGGATAAATTGGATGTCCGTTATTTATGTATTAAAGATTTTCATCTCCCGCTAAATAGTACAGATGAACAAATCAAAGCTTTTCATGCGAAACTTGCAGCAAAGAATATCACAGGATATGCCGTAGGTCCTATTTATATGAAGAGTGAAGCGGAAATCGACCGGGCTTTTGAATATGCAAAAAGAGTAGGGGTGAAATTAATTGTCGGTGTTCCGAATGTAGAACTTCTTCCTTATGTAGATAAGAAGGTAAAAGAGTATGATTTTCATTATGCAATTCATTTACATGGCCCTGATATTAAAATATATCCGGATGCTACAGATGCATGGAACCATACAAAGGATTTAGACCCGCGTATAGGTATGTGTCTGGATATTGGCCATGATTTGCGGAATGGTTGTGATCCGGTAGCCGACTTGAAGAAATACCATACCCGTGTTTTTGATATGCATATTAAAGATGTGACCGATTCTTCTAAGGCCGGACGAGGAATTCAGATAGGTCGTGGAAAAATAGACTTCCCTGCTTTAATCCGGATGATGCGTAAAATAAAATATTCCGGGAAGTGCAGTTTGGAATACGAAAAAGACATGAAAGATCCGTTTTTGGGAATTGCCGAATCCATTGGCTATTTCAAAGCAGTGGTAGATATGGCATAA
- the dnaK gene encoding molecular chaperone DnaK, producing the protein MGKIIGIDLGTTNSCVAVMEGNEPQVIVNSEGKRTTPSVVAFVEGGERKIGDPAKRQAITNPKKTIFSIKRFMGETYDQVQNEIKRVPYSVVRGDNNTPRVDIDGRMYTPQEISAMILQKMKKTAEDYLGQEVTEAVITVPAYFNDSQRQATKEAGEIAGLNVRRIVNEPTAAALAYGLDKTNKDMKVAVFDLGGGTFDISILELGDGVFEVKSTNGDTHLGGDDFDHVIIDWLAEEFQREEGVDLRQDPMALQRLKEAAEKAKIELSSNTSTEINLPYIMPVNGIPKHLVKTLTRAKFEQLADRLINACIEPCRQALKDAGISANEIDEVILVGGSTRIPAVQEMVQKFFGKTPSKGVNPDEVVAVGAGIQGAVLSGDVKDVLLLDVTPLSLGIETMGGVMTKLIEANTTIPTKKSETFTTAVDNQPSVEIHILQGERSLARDNKSIGRFHLDGIPAAPRGVPQIEVTFDIDANGILNVSAKDKGTGKEQSIRIEASSGLSDDEIKRMKDEAAANAEADRKEKERIDKLNQADSMIFQTEKQLKELGDKLPADKKSQIEAALNKLKDAHKAQDIAGVDTAMNELNTVFHAASQEMYNQGGAQAGGPQGGANFGGQQSNNASNASSSNDGGVTDVDFEEVK; encoded by the coding sequence ATGGGAAAGATTATCGGTATCGACTTAGGAACAACGAATTCCTGTGTCGCAGTAATGGAAGGTAACGAACCTCAAGTTATTGTTAACAGCGAAGGCAAAAGAACAACTCCATCCGTTGTGGCATTTGTTGAAGGTGGTGAGCGTAAAATAGGTGATCCGGCTAAACGTCAAGCTATTACCAATCCTAAAAAGACTATATTCTCTATTAAACGTTTTATGGGGGAAACGTATGATCAGGTTCAAAACGAAATCAAACGTGTTCCTTATAGCGTTGTACGCGGCGATAATAATACCCCTCGTGTTGATATTGACGGACGCATGTATACTCCGCAGGAAATTTCCGCAATGATTTTGCAGAAAATGAAAAAAACTGCCGAAGATTATTTAGGTCAAGAAGTAACGGAAGCTGTTATTACGGTTCCTGCTTATTTTAATGACTCTCAACGTCAAGCAACAAAAGAGGCTGGTGAGATTGCCGGGTTGAATGTACGTCGTATTGTAAACGAACCTACAGCCGCAGCTTTGGCGTACGGATTGGATAAAACAAATAAGGACATGAAAGTTGCCGTATTCGACTTGGGTGGCGGTACTTTCGATATTTCTATCCTTGAATTAGGAGACGGTGTATTTGAAGTTAAATCTACAAATGGGGATACTCACCTAGGTGGTGATGATTTCGACCATGTTATTATCGACTGGTTAGCCGAAGAATTCCAAAGAGAAGAAGGTGTTGACTTACGTCAGGATCCGATGGCATTACAACGTTTGAAAGAAGCTGCCGAAAAAGCAAAAATCGAATTGTCAAGTAATACGAGTACTGAAATAAACTTACCGTATATCATGCCGGTAAACGGTATACCCAAGCATTTGGTAAAGACATTAACGCGTGCTAAATTCGAACAATTGGCCGACCGTTTAATCAATGCTTGTATCGAACCTTGCCGTCAAGCTTTAAAAGATGCAGGTATTAGTGCAAACGAAATTGATGAAGTTATTTTGGTTGGTGGGTCTACCCGTATTCCTGCTGTACAAGAAATGGTTCAGAAGTTCTTTGGCAAGACTCCGTCGAAAGGGGTGAATCCTGACGAAGTAGTTGCTGTAGGAGCAGGTATACAAGGGGCTGTTCTTTCCGGAGATGTAAAGGATGTATTGTTGCTGGACGTTACTCCACTATCTCTTGGTATTGAAACTATGGGTGGTGTAATGACTAAGTTAATCGAAGCCAATACAACTATTCCGACTAAAAAGTCTGAAACATTTACTACGGCTGTAGACAACCAACCTTCCGTAGAAATTCATATTTTACAAGGTGAACGTTCTTTGGCCCGTGACAATAAATCTATCGGTCGCTTCCACTTGGATGGCATACCTGCTGCTCCCCGTGGCGTTCCGCAGATTGAAGTTACTTTCGATATCGATGCCAACGGTATATTGAACGTATCTGCCAAGGATAAAGGTACCGGTAAAGAACAAAGTATCCGTATTGAAGCTTCCAGCGGGTTAAGCGATGACGAAATCAAACGGATGAAAGATGAAGCTGCCGCTAATGCCGAAGCTGATAGAAAAGAAAAAGAACGCATCGATAAGTTGAACCAGGCAGACAGTATGATTTTCCAGACGGAAAAACAATTGAAAGAACTGGGTGATAAACTTCCGGCTGATAAGAAAAGTCAAATTGAAGCTGCTTTGAATAAACTGAAAGATGCTCATAAAGCTCAAGATATTGCGGGTGTCGATACTGCTATGAATGAATTGAATACAGTATTCCATGCTGCTAGTCAAGAAATGTATAATCAAGGCGGTGCTCAAGCCGGCGGTCCGCAAGGAGGAGCTAACTTCGGCGGTCAACAAAGTAACAATGCTAGTAATGCTTCCAGCTCCAATGATGGTGGCGTAACTGATGTAGACTTTGAAGAAGTAAAATAA